One Apostichopus japonicus isolate 1M-3 chromosome 7, ASM3797524v1, whole genome shotgun sequence genomic region harbors:
- the LOC139969966 gene encoding NACHT, LRR and PYD domains-containing protein 3-like isoform X1 translates to MKVLNFRRSQRKLVVDEDMLPKTHRTPEEEQFIKELKAKYEILYHSVQPLPYIRDRMYCVDKVYVYSGIERLVQQAHGNKMWKLLESHHELLKKPENCGRQIIEGEPGYGKSTLTLQLAYDWCQRVPKSPLSNVPVLIYLRLRQLRGVKSIYQAIRRFILPRDSDLSEVIVESIIKNCSGVLVILDGFDEYPDKDDQETDISLILRREMLQDIDVILTTRPFYLPKEFAPHSDRIRLTGFNEDIRDQYIQKAVVHGDEQAAREIILKLQRNPLLGDLCQVRLLFVLFAHMSHENKDLKTFKCVTSFFRNVIACLHSHLMNKPIEKVCFDLKHDELNKVAFEALSGRNQLIVWDSTSLRKRLGDDFYEQYLNTGIFFEEEILTGDQFLYKKEVRFFHKLFCEWYAAHYIADYLSQESLTSATTESQSVAELLRFLDPFELHYVYRFACGLNKTASGKIVNYLQNNLKHKKFAMMCMLEQDYKNENVVDAITKLASKVVHVHGDDSQLHQRSTLQVLEFASATQITIACLHLTMAFKECDGYTILLQSGLSLCPLVTVEKIHIETEKEGNEPYAISEIQLTNIFCFALRCQSVKELSFSECLLPLSPSQESINAEMISRKLKIYWRDYGYSLNLHSGDWEVDNINVIESLCSERLQIWTKDSQLQQNCTLQLLKNASNNDIPIFHLELLQSFSKADAGNIILCSGLQLSCPVSLKKLSIDTYEEGRELTETEVAGILMFAQHSQRLEKLMFLFCLLPQSIAAEDIPSILKSRKVKVTWLPYDSGKIYDLNLESGRWMYDDRTLDVTDAVYSKEVSEFREVWQGTDCQKARERKLKVPEDDTLTPLLTA, encoded by the exons TGTTAAACTTCCGAAGGAGTCAGAGAAAACTTGTGGTAGACGAAGAT ATGTTGCCTAAGACTCACCGCACACCTG AGGAGGAACAATTCATCAAGGAACTAAAGGCAAAGTATGAGATACTTTATCACTCCGTACAACCATTGCCTTACATCAGAGACAGAATGTATTGTGTTGATAAAGTATATGTTTATAGCGGCATTGAACGGTTAGTTCAACAAGCACATGGAAACAAAATGTGGAAACTTTTAGAGTCACATCATGAACTACTAAAGAAACCTGAGAATTGTGGTAGGCAAATTATAGAGGGCGAACCTGGATACGGAAAATCAACACTGACACTACAGCTTGCATACGATTGGTGCCAAAGAGTTCCAAAATCCCCTTTAAGTAACGTACCGGTACTTATTTACCTGCGGCTAAGACAACTGAGAGGGGTGAAGTCAATATACCAAGCAATACGGCGTTTTATATTACCCAGAGACTCAGATCTGAGTGAGGTTATAGTGGAATCAATCATAAAGAATTGTTCAGGTGTATTGGTTATTTTGGATGGATTTGACGAATACCCTGATAAAGACGATCAAGAGACTGATATTTCTCTTATCCTTCGGAGAGAAATGTTGCAGGATATAGACGTCATCCTGACTACCAGGCCTTTCTACTTACCGAAAGAATTTGCACCGCATAGTGATCGAATACGTTTAACAGGTTTCAACGAGGACATCCGAGATCAATATATTCAGAAAGCAGTTGTACACGGTGACGAACAAGCTGCCAGGGAAATAATACTTAAACTCCAACGAAACCCTCTACTTGGTGACTTGTGTCAAGTtcgtttgttgtttgttttgtttgctcaCATGAGCCACGagaacaaagacttgaagaCATTCAAATGCGTTACTAGCTTCTTTCGTAATGTGATAGCTTGCTTACATAGTCATTTGATGAACAAACCAATTGAAAAGGTATGTTTTGACTTAAAACATGATGAGTTGAACAAGGTTGCTTTTGAGGCATTGAGCGGTAGAAACCAACTGATTGTGTGGGATAGTACTTCCCTGAGAAAACGACTTGGGGATGACTTTTATGAGCAGTATCTTAATACTGGAATATTTTTTGAGGAAGAAATACTGACTGGTGATCAATTTCTCTACAAAAAGGAAGTCAGATTCTTCCACAAATTGTTCTGTGAGTGGTATGCTGCCCACTACATTGCTGATTATCTATCTCAAGAATCTTTAACCTCTGCCACAACAGAGAGCCAGAGTGTAGCTGAACTGCTCCGTTTTTTGGATCCTTTTGAACTTCACTATGTTTACAGATTTGCCTGTGGTCTTAATAAGACTGCTTCAggtaaaattgtaaattatctGCAAAACAACCTTAAACATAAAAAGTTTGCTATGATGTGCATGCTGGAACAAGACTATAAAAATGAGAATGTTGTTGATGCAATCACAAAGTTGGCCTCTAAAGTGGTCCACGTGCATGGCGATGACAGTCAACTACATCAGAGATCAACTTTACAAGTTTTGGAATTCGCGAGTGCAACACAG ATTACCATAGCCTGCCTTCACCTGACCATGGCCTTCAAGGAGTGTGATGGATACACTATTTTACTCCAATCTGGCCTCTCTCTCTGTCCTTTAGTGACAgtagaaaagatacacatagaGACTGAGAAGGAAGGAAATGAACCATATGCCATATCAGAGATACAGTTAACAAACATCTTCTGTTTTGCGCTTCGTTGTCAGTCTGTTAAGGAGCTGTC GTTCAGTGAATGTCTGCTGCCTCTTTCGCCCTCTCAAGAGTCTATCAATGCAGAGATGATATCTAGGAAACTTAAAA TATACTGGCGAGACTACGGTTACAGCCTGAATCTCCATTCTGGTGATTGGGAG gTTGATAATATCAATGTTATTGAGTCACTGTGTTCAGAGAGGTTACAGATCTGGACTAAAGATAGTCAATTACAACAGAATTGTACTTTGCAGCTACTGAAGAACGCATCTAACAATGAT ATCCCCATCTTCCATCTGGAGCTTCTACAATCCTTCTCCAAGGCTGATGCTGGTAACATCATCCTCTGTTCAGGGCTACAATTGTCCTGTCCTGTGTCATTAAAGAAGCTATCGATAGATACATATGAGGAGGGAAGAGAACTGACAGAGACAGAGGTTGCTGGCATATTGATGTTTGCACAACATTCACAGCGATTGGAAAAGCTAAT GTTCTTATTTTGTCTGTTGCCCCAGTCTATTGCTGCTGAGGATATTCCTTCAATATTGAAGTCAAGGAAAGTGAAAG TCACTTGGTTACCGTATGATAGTGGCAAAATTTATGACCTCAACCTTGAATCTGGTCGATGGATG TATGATGATCGTACACTCGATGTGACAGATGCAGTTTACAGCAAGGAG GTTAGCGAATTCCGGGAAGTGTGGCA GGGTACAGACTGTCAAAAGGCTAGAGAAAGGAAACTGAAGGTACCCGAAGATGATACACTGACGCCACTGCTAACTGCCTGA
- the LOC139969985 gene encoding NLR family CARD domain-containing protein 4-like, with amino-acid sequence MELTPELQEKKLFLIAGLKRTYKGQYDAIQPLPYIKDRLYCVDKVFVEGGVEVCLAPELKPGTRGSWDRLESYKSIYTDFRFKSKRRIIQGEPGYGKSTLTLQLAYDWCNDVSDSPMNNVEILILLRLRQLGSIKSLYRAIKSFLLFHEPRVSKHEIEKIIHSCSSVHIILDGYDEYPGRDSNDNDDVHRIIKMELFADFDVSLTTRYLPECLRKETKGAKLTGFDDKARDEYIRKAVVGNNDEAVEEIKRLLYENSILADLCQVPLIFVMFAHMAHDQRDFMKFKSVTQFFKYMIRCFYDHLKQKYYGKRSNELCLHETDHHELDKIAFEGLNKKNQQLSWIKTGFRQRVGQELYDQYISIGILVEEDEVSDDSTGDNVLFTTMVRFYHKLFCEWYAAHHLVTLLKNAHDLSDILRFLDPFDLQYLFRFACGLDPNAGFPLINHLKSLPGGDKFAILCILEQTGDVNDIMDSVKELCSHVVRIQERDSALLQRSTTQLLEIASKNNVS; translated from the exons ATGGAGCTGACTCCTGAACTTCAAG aGAAGAAACTTTTTCTGATAGCAGGTCTCAAAAGGACATATAAAGGCCAATATGATGCGATTCAACCCCTGccatatataaaagatagactTTATTGTGTGGACAAGGTCTTTGTAGAAGGGGGCGTTGAAGTTTGTCTGGCACCAGAGCTAAAGCCAGGCACCAGAGGATCATGGGACCGTTTGGAATCTTACAAAAGTATTTATACTGACTTTCGGTTTAAATCCAAAAGACGCATTATACAAGGAGAGCCCGGGTATGGTAAGTCGACGTTAACCCTTCAGCTGGCCTACGATTGGTGCAATGACGTATCGGATTCCCCGATGAACAATGTAGAGATACTAATTCTTCTTCGGTTAAGACAACTTGGAAGTATAAAGTCTCTCTACAGGGCGATTAAGTCATTTCTTCTATTCCACGAACCCCGTGTTAGCAAACATGAGATTGAAAAGATAATTCACAGTTGCTCTTCCGTCCACATTATTTTGGATGGATATGACGAGTATCCTGGCAGGGACAgcaatgataatgacgatgTACACAGGATTATCAAGATGGAACTGTTTGCAGACTTTGATGTCAGCTTAACGACAAGATATCTTCCAGAATGtcttagaaaagaaactaaGGGGGCCAAACTAACAGGGTTCGATGATAAAGCTAGGGACGAGTACATTCGCAAGGCCGTAGTAGGTAACAACGATGAGGCAGTGGAAGAAATAAAACGATTGCTCTATGAAAACTCCATCCTTGCTGATCTTTGCCAGGTGCCTCTCATATTCGTGATGTTTGCCCACATGGCTCATGATCAGAGAGACTTCATGAAGTTCAAGTCTGTCACACAGTTTTTCAAATACATGATTAGATGTTTTTACGACCATCTGAAACAGAAATATTACGGCAAAAGAAGCAACGAGTTATGTCTTCATGAAACGGATCATCATGAGCTAGACAAAATAGCTTTCGAAGGATTAAACAAGAAAAACCAACAATTGTCATGGATTAAGACTGGATTTCGTCAAAGAGTCGGGCAAGAATTATATGACCAGTATATTTCAATTGGCATTTTGGTCGAAGAAGATGAAGTGAGCGATGATTCTACTGGAGACAATGTGTTGTTTACAACGATGGTCCGTTTTTAtcataaactattctgtgaatggtatgcAGCCCACCACCTTGTCACTCTTCTAAAGAACGCACACGATCTCTCCGATATTCTCAGGTTCTTAGATCCATTTGATCTTCAGTACCTGTTTAGATTCGCCTGTGGTCTGGATCCCAATGCTGGATTTCCACTCATCAACCATTTAAAGAGCCTACCAGGCGGGGATAAGTTTGCCATCCTCTgtatcctggaacaaactggtgaTGTCAACGACATTATGGATTCGGTGAAAGAGCTCTGCTCGCATGTCGTTAGGATACAGGAAAGAGACAGCGCTCTTCTTCAAAGATCGACGACACAGTTGCTGGAGATTGCATCTAAAAATAATGTAAGTTAG
- the LOC139969966 gene encoding NACHT, LRR and PYD domains-containing protein 3-like isoform X3 — MKEEEQFIKELKAKYEILYHSVQPLPYIRDRMYCVDKVYVYSGIERLVQQAHGNKMWKLLESHHELLKKPENCGRQIIEGEPGYGKSTLTLQLAYDWCQRVPKSPLSNVPVLIYLRLRQLRGVKSIYQAIRRFILPRDSDLSEVIVESIIKNCSGVLVILDGFDEYPDKDDQETDISLILRREMLQDIDVILTTRPFYLPKEFAPHSDRIRLTGFNEDIRDQYIQKAVVHGDEQAAREIILKLQRNPLLGDLCQVRLLFVLFAHMSHENKDLKTFKCVTSFFRNVIACLHSHLMNKPIEKVCFDLKHDELNKVAFEALSGRNQLIVWDSTSLRKRLGDDFYEQYLNTGIFFEEEILTGDQFLYKKEVRFFHKLFCEWYAAHYIADYLSQESLTSATTESQSVAELLRFLDPFELHYVYRFACGLNKTASGKIVNYLQNNLKHKKFAMMCMLEQDYKNENVVDAITKLASKVVHVHGDDSQLHQRSTLQVLEFASATQITIACLHLTMAFKECDGYTILLQSGLSLCPLVTVEKIHIETEKEGNEPYAISEIQLTNIFCFALRCQSVKELSFSECLLPLSPSQESINAEMISRKLKIYWRDYGYSLNLHSGDWEVDNINVIESLCSERLQIWTKDSQLQQNCTLQLLKNASNNDIPIFHLELLQSFSKADAGNIILCSGLQLSCPVSLKKLSIDTYEEGRELTETEVAGILMFAQHSQRLEKLMFLFCLLPQSIAAEDIPSILKSRKVKVTWLPYDSGKIYDLNLESGRWMYDDRTLDVTDAVYSKEVSEFREVWQGTDCQKARERKLKVPEDDTLTPLLTA; from the exons AGGAGGAACAATTCATCAAGGAACTAAAGGCAAAGTATGAGATACTTTATCACTCCGTACAACCATTGCCTTACATCAGAGACAGAATGTATTGTGTTGATAAAGTATATGTTTATAGCGGCATTGAACGGTTAGTTCAACAAGCACATGGAAACAAAATGTGGAAACTTTTAGAGTCACATCATGAACTACTAAAGAAACCTGAGAATTGTGGTAGGCAAATTATAGAGGGCGAACCTGGATACGGAAAATCAACACTGACACTACAGCTTGCATACGATTGGTGCCAAAGAGTTCCAAAATCCCCTTTAAGTAACGTACCGGTACTTATTTACCTGCGGCTAAGACAACTGAGAGGGGTGAAGTCAATATACCAAGCAATACGGCGTTTTATATTACCCAGAGACTCAGATCTGAGTGAGGTTATAGTGGAATCAATCATAAAGAATTGTTCAGGTGTATTGGTTATTTTGGATGGATTTGACGAATACCCTGATAAAGACGATCAAGAGACTGATATTTCTCTTATCCTTCGGAGAGAAATGTTGCAGGATATAGACGTCATCCTGACTACCAGGCCTTTCTACTTACCGAAAGAATTTGCACCGCATAGTGATCGAATACGTTTAACAGGTTTCAACGAGGACATCCGAGATCAATATATTCAGAAAGCAGTTGTACACGGTGACGAACAAGCTGCCAGGGAAATAATACTTAAACTCCAACGAAACCCTCTACTTGGTGACTTGTGTCAAGTtcgtttgttgtttgttttgtttgctcaCATGAGCCACGagaacaaagacttgaagaCATTCAAATGCGTTACTAGCTTCTTTCGTAATGTGATAGCTTGCTTACATAGTCATTTGATGAACAAACCAATTGAAAAGGTATGTTTTGACTTAAAACATGATGAGTTGAACAAGGTTGCTTTTGAGGCATTGAGCGGTAGAAACCAACTGATTGTGTGGGATAGTACTTCCCTGAGAAAACGACTTGGGGATGACTTTTATGAGCAGTATCTTAATACTGGAATATTTTTTGAGGAAGAAATACTGACTGGTGATCAATTTCTCTACAAAAAGGAAGTCAGATTCTTCCACAAATTGTTCTGTGAGTGGTATGCTGCCCACTACATTGCTGATTATCTATCTCAAGAATCTTTAACCTCTGCCACAACAGAGAGCCAGAGTGTAGCTGAACTGCTCCGTTTTTTGGATCCTTTTGAACTTCACTATGTTTACAGATTTGCCTGTGGTCTTAATAAGACTGCTTCAggtaaaattgtaaattatctGCAAAACAACCTTAAACATAAAAAGTTTGCTATGATGTGCATGCTGGAACAAGACTATAAAAATGAGAATGTTGTTGATGCAATCACAAAGTTGGCCTCTAAAGTGGTCCACGTGCATGGCGATGACAGTCAACTACATCAGAGATCAACTTTACAAGTTTTGGAATTCGCGAGTGCAACACAG ATTACCATAGCCTGCCTTCACCTGACCATGGCCTTCAAGGAGTGTGATGGATACACTATTTTACTCCAATCTGGCCTCTCTCTCTGTCCTTTAGTGACAgtagaaaagatacacatagaGACTGAGAAGGAAGGAAATGAACCATATGCCATATCAGAGATACAGTTAACAAACATCTTCTGTTTTGCGCTTCGTTGTCAGTCTGTTAAGGAGCTGTC GTTCAGTGAATGTCTGCTGCCTCTTTCGCCCTCTCAAGAGTCTATCAATGCAGAGATGATATCTAGGAAACTTAAAA TATACTGGCGAGACTACGGTTACAGCCTGAATCTCCATTCTGGTGATTGGGAG gTTGATAATATCAATGTTATTGAGTCACTGTGTTCAGAGAGGTTACAGATCTGGACTAAAGATAGTCAATTACAACAGAATTGTACTTTGCAGCTACTGAAGAACGCATCTAACAATGAT ATCCCCATCTTCCATCTGGAGCTTCTACAATCCTTCTCCAAGGCTGATGCTGGTAACATCATCCTCTGTTCAGGGCTACAATTGTCCTGTCCTGTGTCATTAAAGAAGCTATCGATAGATACATATGAGGAGGGAAGAGAACTGACAGAGACAGAGGTTGCTGGCATATTGATGTTTGCACAACATTCACAGCGATTGGAAAAGCTAAT GTTCTTATTTTGTCTGTTGCCCCAGTCTATTGCTGCTGAGGATATTCCTTCAATATTGAAGTCAAGGAAAGTGAAAG TCACTTGGTTACCGTATGATAGTGGCAAAATTTATGACCTCAACCTTGAATCTGGTCGATGGATG TATGATGATCGTACACTCGATGTGACAGATGCAGTTTACAGCAAGGAG GTTAGCGAATTCCGGGAAGTGTGGCA GGGTACAGACTGTCAAAAGGCTAGAGAAAGGAAACTGAAGGTACCCGAAGATGATACACTGACGCCACTGCTAACTGCCTGA
- the LOC139969966 gene encoding NACHT, LRR and PYD domains-containing protein 3-like isoform X2 yields the protein MLPKTHRTPEEEQFIKELKAKYEILYHSVQPLPYIRDRMYCVDKVYVYSGIERLVQQAHGNKMWKLLESHHELLKKPENCGRQIIEGEPGYGKSTLTLQLAYDWCQRVPKSPLSNVPVLIYLRLRQLRGVKSIYQAIRRFILPRDSDLSEVIVESIIKNCSGVLVILDGFDEYPDKDDQETDISLILRREMLQDIDVILTTRPFYLPKEFAPHSDRIRLTGFNEDIRDQYIQKAVVHGDEQAAREIILKLQRNPLLGDLCQVRLLFVLFAHMSHENKDLKTFKCVTSFFRNVIACLHSHLMNKPIEKVCFDLKHDELNKVAFEALSGRNQLIVWDSTSLRKRLGDDFYEQYLNTGIFFEEEILTGDQFLYKKEVRFFHKLFCEWYAAHYIADYLSQESLTSATTESQSVAELLRFLDPFELHYVYRFACGLNKTASGKIVNYLQNNLKHKKFAMMCMLEQDYKNENVVDAITKLASKVVHVHGDDSQLHQRSTLQVLEFASATQITIACLHLTMAFKECDGYTILLQSGLSLCPLVTVEKIHIETEKEGNEPYAISEIQLTNIFCFALRCQSVKELSFSECLLPLSPSQESINAEMISRKLKIYWRDYGYSLNLHSGDWEVDNINVIESLCSERLQIWTKDSQLQQNCTLQLLKNASNNDIPIFHLELLQSFSKADAGNIILCSGLQLSCPVSLKKLSIDTYEEGRELTETEVAGILMFAQHSQRLEKLMFLFCLLPQSIAAEDIPSILKSRKVKVTWLPYDSGKIYDLNLESGRWMYDDRTLDVTDAVYSKEVSEFREVWQGTDCQKARERKLKVPEDDTLTPLLTA from the exons ATGTTGCCTAAGACTCACCGCACACCTG AGGAGGAACAATTCATCAAGGAACTAAAGGCAAAGTATGAGATACTTTATCACTCCGTACAACCATTGCCTTACATCAGAGACAGAATGTATTGTGTTGATAAAGTATATGTTTATAGCGGCATTGAACGGTTAGTTCAACAAGCACATGGAAACAAAATGTGGAAACTTTTAGAGTCACATCATGAACTACTAAAGAAACCTGAGAATTGTGGTAGGCAAATTATAGAGGGCGAACCTGGATACGGAAAATCAACACTGACACTACAGCTTGCATACGATTGGTGCCAAAGAGTTCCAAAATCCCCTTTAAGTAACGTACCGGTACTTATTTACCTGCGGCTAAGACAACTGAGAGGGGTGAAGTCAATATACCAAGCAATACGGCGTTTTATATTACCCAGAGACTCAGATCTGAGTGAGGTTATAGTGGAATCAATCATAAAGAATTGTTCAGGTGTATTGGTTATTTTGGATGGATTTGACGAATACCCTGATAAAGACGATCAAGAGACTGATATTTCTCTTATCCTTCGGAGAGAAATGTTGCAGGATATAGACGTCATCCTGACTACCAGGCCTTTCTACTTACCGAAAGAATTTGCACCGCATAGTGATCGAATACGTTTAACAGGTTTCAACGAGGACATCCGAGATCAATATATTCAGAAAGCAGTTGTACACGGTGACGAACAAGCTGCCAGGGAAATAATACTTAAACTCCAACGAAACCCTCTACTTGGTGACTTGTGTCAAGTtcgtttgttgtttgttttgtttgctcaCATGAGCCACGagaacaaagacttgaagaCATTCAAATGCGTTACTAGCTTCTTTCGTAATGTGATAGCTTGCTTACATAGTCATTTGATGAACAAACCAATTGAAAAGGTATGTTTTGACTTAAAACATGATGAGTTGAACAAGGTTGCTTTTGAGGCATTGAGCGGTAGAAACCAACTGATTGTGTGGGATAGTACTTCCCTGAGAAAACGACTTGGGGATGACTTTTATGAGCAGTATCTTAATACTGGAATATTTTTTGAGGAAGAAATACTGACTGGTGATCAATTTCTCTACAAAAAGGAAGTCAGATTCTTCCACAAATTGTTCTGTGAGTGGTATGCTGCCCACTACATTGCTGATTATCTATCTCAAGAATCTTTAACCTCTGCCACAACAGAGAGCCAGAGTGTAGCTGAACTGCTCCGTTTTTTGGATCCTTTTGAACTTCACTATGTTTACAGATTTGCCTGTGGTCTTAATAAGACTGCTTCAggtaaaattgtaaattatctGCAAAACAACCTTAAACATAAAAAGTTTGCTATGATGTGCATGCTGGAACAAGACTATAAAAATGAGAATGTTGTTGATGCAATCACAAAGTTGGCCTCTAAAGTGGTCCACGTGCATGGCGATGACAGTCAACTACATCAGAGATCAACTTTACAAGTTTTGGAATTCGCGAGTGCAACACAG ATTACCATAGCCTGCCTTCACCTGACCATGGCCTTCAAGGAGTGTGATGGATACACTATTTTACTCCAATCTGGCCTCTCTCTCTGTCCTTTAGTGACAgtagaaaagatacacatagaGACTGAGAAGGAAGGAAATGAACCATATGCCATATCAGAGATACAGTTAACAAACATCTTCTGTTTTGCGCTTCGTTGTCAGTCTGTTAAGGAGCTGTC GTTCAGTGAATGTCTGCTGCCTCTTTCGCCCTCTCAAGAGTCTATCAATGCAGAGATGATATCTAGGAAACTTAAAA TATACTGGCGAGACTACGGTTACAGCCTGAATCTCCATTCTGGTGATTGGGAG gTTGATAATATCAATGTTATTGAGTCACTGTGTTCAGAGAGGTTACAGATCTGGACTAAAGATAGTCAATTACAACAGAATTGTACTTTGCAGCTACTGAAGAACGCATCTAACAATGAT ATCCCCATCTTCCATCTGGAGCTTCTACAATCCTTCTCCAAGGCTGATGCTGGTAACATCATCCTCTGTTCAGGGCTACAATTGTCCTGTCCTGTGTCATTAAAGAAGCTATCGATAGATACATATGAGGAGGGAAGAGAACTGACAGAGACAGAGGTTGCTGGCATATTGATGTTTGCACAACATTCACAGCGATTGGAAAAGCTAAT GTTCTTATTTTGTCTGTTGCCCCAGTCTATTGCTGCTGAGGATATTCCTTCAATATTGAAGTCAAGGAAAGTGAAAG TCACTTGGTTACCGTATGATAGTGGCAAAATTTATGACCTCAACCTTGAATCTGGTCGATGGATG TATGATGATCGTACACTCGATGTGACAGATGCAGTTTACAGCAAGGAG GTTAGCGAATTCCGGGAAGTGTGGCA GGGTACAGACTGTCAAAAGGCTAGAGAAAGGAAACTGAAGGTACCCGAAGATGATACACTGACGCCACTGCTAACTGCCTGA